GGCGACCGAGGCCGGCCAGACCCTGCTCGAGGAAGCCGAGCGCACCCTGGCCTCGGCGATGCGCATGCGCTCGGCCGCCGAGCAGATCCGCGGCGCGGCGCAAGGGGTGGTGCGCTTCGGCACGGTGGTGGACCCGGTGGCGTTGCGGCTGGGCGAGGTGCTGGTGAAGCTGGCGCAGCGCCATCCGCAGGTCTCGCTGCAACTGCAGCAGGGCTTGTCGCACCAGACGCTGGCGGCCGTGCAGCGCGGCGAGCTGGACTGCGCCTATTCGCTCGGCGACGCCGAGGCGATCGACGGCCTGTCGTTGCATCGGCTGGGCGCCGTCGACCTGGTGGTGACGCTGCCGGTGCCGCTGGCCGAGGCGCGGCCTGGGCTCCAGCTGGAAGAGCTCACCGAGCTGCCGTGGGTGGGCACGCCCACATCCTGCGTGATGCGCAGGCACCTCGACAGCCTGTTCGCCGGCGTCGGCCGCGAGTACCGCCCGAACCGCACGGCCGACAGCGAGAGCGCGATACGCAGCATGGTCGCCAGCGGCCTGGGCCCGGGCCTGCTGCGACGGGACCAGGCCGAGCAGGCCGAGCGCAACGGCGAGCTGCGGATCTGGCCGGGCTGGCGCTCGCACACCTGGCTGTGCTGGGTGGAACCCGAGGGCCGGCGGGCGCCCGCCGTCGACGCGGTGCGCGCAGCCGTGCTGGAGACCTGGGCCTGACCTGCCGGGACTGACAGCGTCCGCCTTTGGCGGGTAGGACGATGCAGGCTTTTCCTACGAGCCCGGGGTGCGGGCGAGGGCACGCTCTGATCCAAGATCCACCTTCACCCACCATCTCCATGCCCGAAGTCGTGACCTCCCCCGCCCGCTTGTTCATTCCGTCCGTCGCCGACGCGAATGTGCGCCTCATCGACGTGACCGACCCGAGCGACGTCGACCACTGGACCGAGGCGCTCTGCGTGAGCGAGACCGAGCTGCGGCTCGCGGTGGCTGCGGTCGGCAGCTCAGTGCAGGACGTGCGCGACCACCTCGGCAAGTGAGGCCTGCTGCGCCTTGGGCGGCTGCGGCTTGGGGTCGCAGCCGGCGAGGGCCGCGAATGCCAGGGAGGCCAGGAGCAGGCAGAGTGTCCGAAGCTTCATGATCGTCTCCTTCAGGTGGGCCGGGCGGGTGCGCACGCGGGGGGGGCCGGTGAATCATTTTGTTGCCGTTGGCGCGAAGCGCTTGTCAGCCGACACCGCGCGCCGACACCTCGCGCCTGTCACAGCGCCGCCGCGGTCAGCTCCAGCTGCGTCAGCCTTCGCGCCATCCGCCCCACGAAGTTCTGCGTCACGTGCGGCAGCGCGCGCTGGGTCGGCACCACGATGCCCACCTGCAGCTGGTTCAGTGCCGGCAGCGCGAAGGGCCGCCACAGCAGATCGCCGCGCCGAAGCTCCTCGATGAAGGCGATCTTCGAGAAGCAGGAGATGCCCTTGCCACCCATGATCAGTCGCTTGAGCAAGGGGGTGGAGTTGCAGGTCGCGGCCGGCTCCATGTCGTCCCAGAACGCCGCGAACTCGGCCGACAGCGTGGCGCTGATCACCGGGTGCGAGCTGGAGCGCAGGAAGGGATAGCCCGCGCAGTCCTTCAGCGCAATGCGCTCGTGCTTGGCGAGCGGATGGCCGGGCGGCAGCACGATGCCGATCGGCAGGTTGGCCAGGCTCACCGCTTTCACGCCGCCCGGCAGCCGGCTCACGAAGCTGAGGCCCACGTCGGCCTGGCCCGACATCACGAGTTGCGGCACCTCCATCGGCTGGGTCGAGGTGATGGTGTACGTCACCGCGGGGAAGATCTGCAGGAACTCCTCGACGGCGGCCGGCAGCAGCTCCTCGAAGAAAGAGTCCATCGACGCGACCTTCACATGGCCGGTGCGCTCGCCCTTCAGCGCATCGAGTTCGGTGCGCATCACCTGGAACTGGTGCAGCGTTTCCTGGGCATGCTTGAGCAGGCGTTCGCCGGCGGGGTTGAGGCGCAGCCCGTTCGGCATGCGGTCGAAGAGCTCCACGCCCAGCTCGTCCTCCAGCTTGTGGATCTGGCGGTTGACCGCGCTGGCCGCGACGAACAGCCGCTCGGAGGCCTTGCGCACCGAGCCGCAGCTCGCCACCTCGATGAAGTACTTCAGGACGCTGGCGTGCATGGCTGCACCCTCCCGGAGAAGAAGCCGCCGGCGTTCTTATCCCGCGGCGGCCGCGTCCGGCACTTCCAGCGCGATGCGCGGATGGTCGCAGGCGACGCGCCGCCCCTCGGCCCCGCCGGGGGAGCCGAGGCCGCTGACCTCGGCACCGAAGAACTCGCGGTTGATCGCGATATAGCGGGTGAGCTCGGGCGGCAGCCGATGTTCCTCGTAGATCGCCTGGACGGGGCAGGCGGACACGCAAACGCCGCAGTCGATGCATTCATCAGGCTGAATGTACAGAGTGCGCTCGCCCTCGTAGATGCAATCGACCGGGCAGCACGGCACGCAGGCGCCGTCCTTGCAGTCGATGCAGGCGGTGGTGATGACGTGGGCCATGGCGGCTGCTGCGCTGCCCAGGCTCAGCGGCCCAGCCACTGCGGCTTGCGCTTCTGCTGGAAGGCGAGCACGCCCTCGTTGGCGTCTTCCGATCGCAGGGCCGCCATCAGGGCGGGCAGGCGCTGGCCGTGGGCCTGCGTGGGCGACAGCGTGCCGGTTTGCCGCACCACCTGCTTGATGGCCTTGAGCGAGAGCGGCGCGCAGGCCAGCAGCTGCTGCACCCAGCGCTCGACGGCGGTCTCGAGCTCGGCGCGCGGCACCACTTCGTTGATCAGCCCGATCTCGAGCGCACGCCGGGCGTTGACGCGCTGGCCGGTGAGCATCATCCCCATCGCATGGCGAAAGCCGATCTGGCGCTGCAGCAGCACCATCCCGCCGTCCAGCGGCAGGCGGCCCACCAGCGGCTCGGGCAGGCCGAAGCTCGCTTCCTCGCAGGCCACGACGAGGTCGCAGCCCAGCACCATCTCGAGCCCGCCGCCGAGCGCGAAGCCGTTGACGCGCGCGATCACCGGCACGTCGAGCGTCTCGCGCAGCGCGATGCCGCCGAAGCCGCCGGGGCGCGCTGCGCCCCAGTACTCGACGCCCTTCAGGTTCGAGGTGTTCTTGAGGTCGGCGCCGGCACAGAAGGCGCGTTCGCCGGTGGCTGTGAGTACCACCACGCGCACGTCTTCGCGGCGCTCGATCTCGTCCCAGATGCGCAGCAGCTCGGCCTCGGTGGCCATGTCCACGGCGTTGAGCACCTCGGGGCGGTCGATGATGACGGTCGCGACGTGGTTCGCGACTTCGAACAGAACACCACTCATGCGTCGGCCTCCTCGATCAAGGCCCGCGCCTCGGCGAGCAGCTCGGCGGTGTGCTCGCCCAGCCTGGGCGGCGCGCGGCGCAGTTCGGCCTGTGCGCTCGACATCTGGATCGGGCTGGCGATGAACTTCAGCTTGCGGCCGGAGGGGGAGTTGCCCTCCAGGATCATCTCGTTGTGCAGCGTCTGCGCATCGACCAGCGCCTCGCGCATGTCGCGCACCGGCGCCGAGAGCAGGTCCTGCGCTTCCAGGCGTGCCAGCCAGTGTTCGCGTGTGTGGCTCGCGAAGCGCTCGCGGAAGATCGCGTGCAGCTCGGCCTTGTGCGCGAACTGCGCGGCGAGGTCGGCGAAGCGCGCATCCTGCGACAGGTCCTCGATCTCCAGCGCCGCGCAGATGTCGCGCAGCGGGTTGGCCTTGAAGGCGCCGACCAGCACCAGCGGCCCGGTCTGCGTCTCGAACACGCCCGACAGCGGCATCGCGGCCCAGTTGACCTCGGAGTCCTCCATCATGACCATGGCCGCTTCCTGCATCTGCATGGCGAGCATGGAGTTGTAGAGCGAGACGGCGATCTTCTGGCCTTCGCCGGTGCGCTCGCGCTGCAGCAGCGCGAACAGGATGCCTTGCACCATGTGCATGCCGGCGGTGTAGTCGGCCAGCGCGGTCGGGTAGATCGAGACCGGCACGGAAGCATCGGCGCGGCGCGCCATCACGCCGGTCAGGGCCTGCGCCAGCACGTCCTGTCCACCCTTGTGCGCGTAGGGCCCGGTCTCGCCGAAGCCGGTGCCCACGGCGTAGACGATGCGCGGGTTGATGCGCCGGCAGTCCTCGTAGCCCAGCCCCAGGCGCTCCATCACGCCGGCGCGGAAGTTGTTGCAGACCACGTCGGCATCCGCGATCAGCGCCTTCACCAGCTCCATCTGGGCCGCGTCGCGCAGGTCGATCTCGACGCTGCGCTTGTTGCGGTTGAGGCTGCAGAAGATCGGGTTGTCCTCGCCCGCGACCGGCGCGAAGGTGGAGCGGCTCAGGTCGCCCGCGCCCTTGCGCTCGACCTTGATCACGTCGGCGCCGTGATCGGCCAGCATCTGGGTGCAGACCGGACCCATCATGACCTGCGTGAAGTCGATCACGCGGATGCCGGCCAGCGGCAGGTTGTTGCCATTCGTCATGCGGCCTCCGCGAAGGAACGGGCAAGGGCGGGGGTGTCGGCGTTCGGCCCCTTCTGGTCGCCGGGGTCGGCGCCTTGCGCGCGCAGGGTGCGCTGCAGCTTGGCGATGTCCACGTCGCGCACCGCGACGCCGGCATCGAGCGACAGTGCGGCGGCGGTGCCGGCGGCCTCGCCCATCGCCATGCAGGGCGGGATCTCGCGCGAGATCTTCTGCGCGGCCGAGGTCGACGAGTAGTGACGCCCCGCCACCAGCAGGTTCTCCAGGCTGCGCGGCACCAGCGTGCGGTAGGGGTAGTAGTAATCGCGGCCGCGCGCCACGCTGTCCTCGAAGCGGGCACGCTGCGCCACGTCTTCCTTGGTCATCACGTACTCGCCCTCCAGCAGGCGCGTCTGGCGGATGCCGGTCTGCGGCGCCAGGTCGACGAGGTAGCAGTCCTTGAAGCCGGGCAGCCTGGCGCGGATGAACTCGATCACCTTGTGGATGGTGGCGCGGCCCTGTATTTCGGCACGCGTCAGGTCGGCCACCTTGAGGCCGTCCAGGCCCGACATGTGCGGGCAGTTGCACCACACCACGCCGGGCAGCGGGGTCTTGAGCCACCACGAATCCCAGGCGCCGCCCAGGATGTGCTTGACCTCGCGGTCGATCGCCGCGAAGGCCTCCGGCTCCTCGTGCTCGAAGCGCTCGGCCTCGTCGGTGTCGACGCCGCCGAGGCGGAACACCGTGGTCACGATGTAGGCGCCGCTGATGTGCGGCGCACCGGCCGAGGCCGCGACGTCCAGGTCGCCGGTGGCATCGATCACCACCTTGCCCAGGATGGCTTCGCGCCCGCTCTTCGATTCGACCACCACGCCCTTGACCTGCCCGTCTGCCACCAGCGTGCGCGAGAACCAGGAGTGCAGGCGCAGGTTGATGCTGGCCTGCTGCACCATCTCGAGCGAGGCGCGCTTGAAGGCGTCCGGGTCGAAGGCCGCGGCAAAGCAGATCGGGTGCGGCTTCGACTTGCTGTGGAAGTCGAAGGTGCCCCAGCGCTTCCAGCGGCGCACCGACTCGGGCAGGGTGCCCCAGTCCTTCTGCCTGGGGTATTCGGCCAGGCCGCGTTCGGCCATGCGCTCGATCATCTCCAGGCAGATGCCGCGCACCGAGATCTCCCGCAGGTGGCTGTCCCACATGTCGTCGAGCACCAGCACCATGCCGCCCGAGGCCAGGCCGCCCAGGTGGTTGTAGCGCTCCAGCAGGGTCACGCTGGCGCCGTTGCGCGCAGCAGCCACGGCCGCCGCCTGGCCGGCGGGGCCGCCGCCGACCACCACCACGTCCGATTCGGCTGCGACGCGAATGTCGTGCGCAGGTTCTTGCATCCAGTCGCCAATACGGCTCATAGGGGTCTCCTAGTGAAATCTGACAGTTCGGGAACACCGCGGAACTGGCTTCGCCAGGCCGCTGGTGTTGCCCCCTCGAGGGGGTACTCGGCTACACGAAGTGAGCCGATACGGGGGTGGTCTCAATTCGTGCTCTCGGGGTGCCAACGGATGACCCAGCGCTCGGCCAGGGTGACGAGCAGGAAGAACAGGCCCGAGAGACTCGCGCTCATGACGATCGCGGCGTACAGCAGCGGCGAGTCGAAGTTGAAGGTGGCCTGCAAAATCATCGCGCCGATGCCCACCGTGGCGCCGACCCATTCGCCCACCACCGCGCCGATCACGCACATCGAGGCCGCGATGCGCAGCGCCGAGAACAGGTAGGGCAGGGCGTTGAGCAGGCGCAGGCGGAAGAAGATCTCGGTCTTGCTCGCCGACAGCA
Above is a window of Variovorax sp. RA8 DNA encoding:
- a CDS encoding LysR family transcriptional regulator, with the translated sequence MELYQLKTFVAIAREGSLTRAAERVFTSAPAVSAQLKALEDELGVKLFERTPRGMVATEAGQTLLEEAERTLASAMRMRSAAEQIRGAAQGVVRFGTVVDPVALRLGEVLVKLAQRHPQVSLQLQQGLSHQTLAAVQRGELDCAYSLGDAEAIDGLSLHRLGAVDLVVTLPVPLAEARPGLQLEELTELPWVGTPTSCVMRRHLDSLFAGVGREYRPNRTADSESAIRSMVASGLGPGLLRRDQAEQAERNGELRIWPGWRSHTWLCWVEPEGRRAPAVDAVRAAVLETWA
- a CDS encoding DUF3606 domain-containing protein, with the translated sequence MTSPARLFIPSVADANVRLIDVTDPSDVDHWTEALCVSETELRLAVAAVGSSVQDVRDHLGK
- a CDS encoding LysR family transcriptional regulator, coding for MHASVLKYFIEVASCGSVRKASERLFVAASAVNRQIHKLEDELGVELFDRMPNGLRLNPAGERLLKHAQETLHQFQVMRTELDALKGERTGHVKVASMDSFFEELLPAAVEEFLQIFPAVTYTITSTQPMEVPQLVMSGQADVGLSFVSRLPGGVKAVSLANLPIGIVLPPGHPLAKHERIALKDCAGYPFLRSSSHPVISATLSAEFAAFWDDMEPAATCNSTPLLKRLIMGGKGISCFSKIAFIEELRRGDLLWRPFALPALNQLQVGIVVPTQRALPHVTQNFVGRMARRLTQLELTAAAL
- a CDS encoding indolepyruvate ferredoxin oxidoreductase subunit alpha, which gives rise to MAHVITTACIDCKDGACVPCCPVDCIYEGERTLYIQPDECIDCGVCVSACPVQAIYEEHRLPPELTRYIAINREFFGAEVSGLGSPGGAEGRRVACDHPRIALEVPDAAAAG
- a CDS encoding enoyl-CoA hydratase-related protein, with translation MSGVLFEVANHVATVIIDRPEVLNAVDMATEAELLRIWDEIERREDVRVVVLTATGERAFCAGADLKNTSNLKGVEYWGAARPGGFGGIALRETLDVPVIARVNGFALGGGLEMVLGCDLVVACEEASFGLPEPLVGRLPLDGGMVLLQRQIGFRHAMGMMLTGQRVNARRALEIGLINEVVPRAELETAVERWVQQLLACAPLSLKAIKQVVRQTGTLSPTQAHGQRLPALMAALRSEDANEGVLAFQQKRKPQWLGR
- a CDS encoding CaiB/BaiF CoA transferase family protein, producing the protein MTNGNNLPLAGIRVIDFTQVMMGPVCTQMLADHGADVIKVERKGAGDLSRSTFAPVAGEDNPIFCSLNRNKRSVEIDLRDAAQMELVKALIADADVVCNNFRAGVMERLGLGYEDCRRINPRIVYAVGTGFGETGPYAHKGGQDVLAQALTGVMARRADASVPVSIYPTALADYTAGMHMVQGILFALLQRERTGEGQKIAVSLYNSMLAMQMQEAAMVMMEDSEVNWAAMPLSGVFETQTGPLVLVGAFKANPLRDICAALEIEDLSQDARFADLAAQFAHKAELHAIFRERFASHTREHWLARLEAQDLLSAPVRDMREALVDAQTLHNEMILEGNSPSGRKLKFIASPIQMSSAQAELRRAPPRLGEHTAELLAEARALIEEADA
- a CDS encoding FAD-dependent oxidoreductase; the protein is MSRIGDWMQEPAHDIRVAAESDVVVVGGGPAGQAAAVAAARNGASVTLLERYNHLGGLASGGMVLVLDDMWDSHLREISVRGICLEMIERMAERGLAEYPRQKDWGTLPESVRRWKRWGTFDFHSKSKPHPICFAAAFDPDAFKRASLEMVQQASINLRLHSWFSRTLVADGQVKGVVVESKSGREAILGKVVIDATGDLDVAASAGAPHISGAYIVTTVFRLGGVDTDEAERFEHEEPEAFAAIDREVKHILGGAWDSWWLKTPLPGVVWCNCPHMSGLDGLKVADLTRAEIQGRATIHKVIEFIRARLPGFKDCYLVDLAPQTGIRQTRLLEGEYVMTKEDVAQRARFEDSVARGRDYYYPYRTLVPRSLENLLVAGRHYSSTSAAQKISREIPPCMAMGEAAGTAAALSLDAGVAVRDVDIAKLQRTLRAQGADPGDQKGPNADTPALARSFAEAA